The genomic DNA GCCGATGTCACACGTGTGACAAAGGCCGGTAATTCTTGCGGTAAGTGTAAAGGACAAATTGCAGAATTACTTGAATATACACTTGGTGATGACTTTGAAGCAAGTGCACCAACGGGTATTTGTGGCTGTACAGATTTATCAAGAGATCAAATTGTGACACAAATTCGCGCAAAAGGATTAAAAACGTCAAAAGAAGTACGTCATGTATTGGACTTTAAAGATAAAGGCGGTTGTCCAAAATGTCGACCTGCACTGAACTATTATTTAAATATGGTCTATCCGGAAGATCATGAAGATGAAAGAGCATCACGCTTTGCCAATGAACGCTACCATGCCAATATTCAAAATGATGGTACGTTCTCTGTGATTCCTCAAATGCGTGGTGGTGTGACGGATGCAGATCAATTGATTCGTCTCGGTGAAGTAGCCAAAAAATATGATGTACCGCTCGTTAAAGTGACAGGTTCTCAGCGTATTGGTTTATATGGTGTGAAAAAAGAAGAATTACCAAAAGTATGGGAAGATTTAGATATGCGCTCAGCTTCTGCATACGGTAAGAAAACACGTTCTGTTAAAAGTTGTGTAGGTAAAGAATTCTGTCGATTTGGTACACAATATACAACAAAATTAGGTATACGTTTAGAAAAAACATTCGAATATATTGATACACCACATAAATTTAAAATGGGTGTCTCTGGATGCCCAAGAAGTTGTGTAGAATCAGGAGTCAAAGATTTTGGCGTAATCGGTGTTGAAAATGGCTTCCAAATATACGTAGGTGGTAATGGCGGTACAACTGTGGAAATCGCTGAACATTTAACAACGGTTGAAACAGAAGATGAAGTGGTTAAACTTTGTGGTGCTTATATGCAGTATTATCGTGAAACAGCGATTTATGCTGAGCGGACAGCACCATGGTTAAGACGTATAGGCTTTGATCAAGTCAAATCGGTTGTCTTGGACCCTGAAAAACAAGAAGCACTCTATGAACGTATTATGGAAGCAAAAAGCGGCCGTTTCCAAAGAACCATGGAATGAGATTGTTCAAGATGAAATGAAACAGAAAATATTTGAAGTTGAGAAGGTGTGAGGCATATGTTAAAGGAAAAAGTTAAAGTTGCTAAAGTTTCAGAATTAGAACCTTTAATTGGTAAAAAAGTCATTGTCGGAGATTTAGAAATAGGTTTGTTTCTAACTGAAGCGGGCGAAATTAAAGCTATTCATAACGTTTGTCCTCATAAACAAGGCCCTTTATCAGAAGGAACAGTGAGCGGAGACTATGTCTTTTGTCCATTACATGATCAGAAAATTGATTTGAATACCGGTGAAGTTCAAGCGCCTGATGAGGGATGTGTTGCGACTTATCCTGTTGAAATTGTAGATGGAGATATTTACGTATGTCTGCCTTAAACGCGTCTCCACCTAAAGTTTATCTTATTGGCGCAGGGCCAGGACATCCCTGTTTACTAACTAAAAAAGCAGAGCGTTGCCTTCAAAAGGCAGATGTCATTTTATATGATCAGTTAGTTCATCCCTTTTTACTTCATTTGTCTTCACCAGAGACAGAATGGATTCACGTAGGTAAGACGCCTTATACGAAATATATTAAGCAAGAGCGTATTAATCAGTTAATCGTCGAAAAAGCACAAACCGCACAAACCATTGTAAGACTCAAAGGAGGCGATCCTGCTATTTTTGGGCGGGTCGCTGAAGAAGTTGAAACGTTACGTGCACACCATATTGATTATGAGATTGTTCCGGGGATTACGGCCGCGAGTGCTGCAGTAAGTCAACTAGGAAAAGGCTTAACAGAACGAAATGTATCGACGAATATTACTTTTACGACGGGCCACTTTAAAAACAACGAAGAAAATGAAATTGATATGACGACATTGGAACATGGGGGGACGTTAGCTATTTATATGGGGATTAAACGTTTGCCTCGATTAATGCATGATATTAAAAATAAAATGGGCATCGATTTTCCAGTAGCGATTGTCTTTAATGCGACACATCCTAACCAACGCGTGATAAGTGGAACAGTGAATACCATTGTTGAACAAATTGAAATGTTGCCTGAACGTCTAGGGCCAGGTGTTACCATTGTGGGACAAGTCGTCAGGGATGTGCAAACAGACGTCGCGAACACCTCAAGAAACTACGAAACAGTGTTAATTAGAGGGGAGCGATTGGAAGCGATAGCGCGTGCTTTTGACTATTTCGAAGCGGGGCATCAGGTCGTGATTGATGATCGCCACTATTCTGATTTACATGCTTCTCAAATTGAAAAAATCATCCAACTCATTCAAGATACGACTTTTACACAGGTCGTTGATTTGTAAAAAATTTAAATATCTCGTTAATTAAGTAGAGCTAAGATGATTTATCATAAAAATTGTCTTAGCGCTTTCTTCTTATGATAAAAACTTCGTATTGTATGACGTTGCTTTCCGAGGGGACAGCCTCAGCCTGTAGTCTTCGGTTCGTCCTGTTCCCTCAGGCGTCTCGTCATCCATACTTCGTTTATGCATATAATCATTCACTATTAGAGTTAAGAACAAGTCGATTTTGTGAAGTCTAGTCAGCTTTGCGGGGGCAATACAACGAAATATTTGTTGCACATGATATTTCTGTATTGCGCTCAAAATCCAATTTACTTTCACCAAGTTACTGCCGCATCTCAGCCAAATTGAGTTGAGCATTTAGCCGTTAAGCAAGCGATTTAGAACCACGTGTGAGGTATGAAAAAGCATAGGGATTCCAGTTAATGAAATAGGTAAATCCCTAATAGGATACGCTTGTGAATAAATGTACAATATGGGTGATGACTGAAGTCTATGTGTAAGAGGAGGATGACAATGGCTAGATTTGGACTGAATTTTTTTTAAGCCTACTGAAAAATTTAACGGGAATTGGTCGGTATTAGAACACAAAAGTCGTGAATGGGAAAAAAATGTATCGAGAAAGATGGAGTCATGACAAAGTAGTCCGCACAACGCATGGCGTGAACTGTACAGGCTCATGCTCATGGAAAGTCTTTGTGAAAAATGGTGTGATTACTTGGGAGAATCAACAAATTGACTATCCAAGTTGCGGACCAGATATGCCAGAATTTGAACCACGAGGTTGTCCACGTGGCGCTTCATTCTCCTGGTATGAATATAGTCCACTCCGTGTAAAGTATCCTTACGTTCGTGGAAAGTTATGGGAATTATGGACAGAAGCGTTGGAAACGTATCAAGATCCAATTAAAGCATGGGCCTCAATTGTAGAAAACGAAGAAAAAGCACGTATATATAAGTCAGCACGCGGTAAAGGTGGACATGTCCGTGCGAGCTGGAAAGATGTGGCACAACTTATTTCAGCTCAATTGATTTATACAATCAAAAAAGATGGACCTGACAGAATCGCAGGATTTACGCCAATTCCAGCGATGTCTATGATTAGTTACGCGGCAGGTGCACGTTTTATTTCGCTATTAGGTGGAGAAATGTTGAGTTTCTATGATTGGTATGCGGATTTACCGCCAGCATCACCGCAAATTTGGGGTGAACAAACAGATGTACCAGAATCGAGCGACTGGTACAATGCGAGCTATATTATGATGTGGGGTTCAAACGTCCCACTCACTCGGACACCAGACGCACACTTTATGACTGAAGTTCGATATAAAGGGGCTAAAGTCGTTTCTGTCGCGCCAGACTATGCTGAAAATGTAAAGTTTGCCGATAACTGGTTGGCTCCTAATCCAGGTACAGATGCAGCGTTGGCACAAGCAATGACGCATGTTATTTTACAAACTTACTACGAAGATGAACCTTCAGAAATGTTTATCAACTATGCCAAACAATATACAGATATGCCGTTTATAATTCGATTAGATCAAGATGATAAAGGTTACAAAGCGGGACGTTTCCTCCGTTCAAGTGACTTTGGCAGTCAGTCTGAGAATAGTGAATGGAAACCGGTTGTTTTAGATTCTTTGACAGACACGATTCAAGTTCCAAATGGGACAATGGGTCAACGTTGGGAAGATGGCAAACAATGGAACTTAAAACTAGAAAATGAAGCGGGCGCTAAAATTGATCCTGCAATGACAGTTGCAACGGGTGACTTTGAGTACATCATAATTCAATTCCCATATTTTGATAATGCGGGCAATGGCGTATTTGAGCGTGTGATTCCAGTGCGTAAAGTAACGTTAGCGAACGGTGAAGAAACGTACATCGCAACCGTTTATGATTTAATGGCAAGTCAATACGGTGTGAAACGTTTTAATCATGAACTAGAATCAAAAGGTTTTGATGATGCGGCTTCTTTCTATACACCTGCTTGGCAAGAGAAGATTACAGGTGTCAAAGCGAATGTTGTGACACAAGTGGCAAAAGAATTTGCGCAAAATGCCATCGATACAGGTGGACGTTCCATGATTATTATGGGCGCAGGAATTAACCATTGGTTTAATTCAGACACCATTTATCGTTCTGTATTAAACTTAGTCGTTTTATGTGGCTGTCAAGGCGTGAATGGTGGCGGATGGGCGCATTATGTTGGACAAGAAAAGTGTCGTCCGATTGAAGGTTGGAATACGATTGCTTTCGCTAAAGACTGGCAAGGGCCACCGCGTTTACAAAATGGAACAAGCTGGTTTTACTTTGCGACAGACCAATGGAAATATGAAGAGTCAGGTGTAGATCGCTTAGCTTCGCCACTTGCAGAGAATATCAAATTACAACATCCTGCTGATTATAATGTTTTAGCTGCACGCAATGGCTGGTTACCTTCTTATCCGCAGTTTGACCGCAATAGTCTTTTATGGGGAGAAGAAGCACGCGATGCGGGAGAATTTAATAATGAAGCCATTTTAAAACGTGCCATTGAAGATGTGAAATCACGTAAAACAAAATTTGCGGTTGAAAATCCAGATTTACGTAAAAATCATCCGAAGACTTTATTTGTTTGGCGCTCGAATTTGATTTCAAGTTCTGCTAAAGGTCAAGAATACTTTATGAAACATTTACTAGGTGCAAAATCAGCATTAATGGCTGAGCCAAATGAAACGGATCGACCTGAAGAGATTGAGTGGGGAGAAGATACAGTAGGTAAACTTGATCTCCTTGTTTCTTTAGACTTCCGTATGACGGCAACGCCTTTATATTCTGACATTGTTTTACCAGCGGCCACTTGGTATGAAAAACATGATATCTCTTCAACAGATATGCATCCTTTCATTCACCCATTCAATCCGGCAATCGACCCTTTATGGGAATCACGTTCAGACTGGGATATTTTCAAAACGATTAGCCGAACATTCTCTGAAATGGCTCGTGTTCACCTTACTGGTACTTATAAAGATGTTGTAACATCACCGCTCGCACACGACTCTAAGCAAGAAATCTCACTTGCTTACGGTAAAGTGCACGACTGGACAAAAGGTGAAATTGAACCAATTCCGGGTCAAACGATGCCAGGCTTTGCAGTGGTTGATCGTACTTATACTGACGTTTATGACAAATTTATTTCTGTAGGACCTTTACTAGAAAACGGTAAAGTGGGTGCTCATGGCGTGAGCTTTTCGGTCAAAGAACAATACGATGAACTTCGAAGCATGGTAGGGACATGGGAAGATGATTCGATTAAAAATAATAAACCGCGGATTGATACAGCGCGTAAAGTAGCAGATGTGATTTTAAATGTTTCATCCGCATCAAATGGACGGGTCTCACAAAAATCTTATCAAGACTTAGAACGACAAACAGGGATGCCATTGAAAGATATTTCAGCAGAACGTGCATCTGAGAAAATTTCATTCTTAAATATCACATCACAACCGCGTGAAGTGATTCCAACAGCAGTCTTCCCGGGTTCGAACAAACAAGGTAGACGTTATTCTCCGTTTACAACGAATATTGAGCGACTCGTGCCATTTAGAACGTTAACAGGACGCCAAAGTTTCTATATTGATCATGAAGTTTTCCAACAATTTGGTGAAGCGTTACCTGTTTATAAACCAACATTACCACCAATGGTATTTGGAACGAAGGATAAGCCTGTTAAAGGTGGCGTCGATACGCTCGTACTTCGCTATTTAACACCACATGGAAAATGGAATATCCATTCAACATACCAAGATAACCAACATATGTTGACGTTGTTCCGTGGGGGGCCGACGGTATGGATTTCAAATGAAGACGCAGCACAACATGACATTAATGATAATGATTGGTTAGAAGTGTATAACCGTAATGGTGTAGTCACAGCGCGTGCAGTTGTGTCACATCGGATGCCTCGAGGCACAATGTATATGTATCATGCACAGGATAAACATATTGAAACACCGGGATCTGAAATTTCGGGAACACGTGGTGGATCGCACAATGCGCCAACGCGTATTCACTTAAAACCGACACAATTAATGGGGGGCTATGCCCAAATCAGTTATTCATTCAATTATTATGGTCCAATTGGGAACCAACGGGATGTATACGTGGCAGTGAGAAAGATGAAAGAGGTGGATTGGCTTGAAGATTAAGGCGCAAGTGGCAATGGTTCTGAACTTAGACAAATGTATCGGATGTCATACATGTAGTGTGACGTGTAAAAGTACTTGGACAAATCGACCTGGCGCAGAATATATGTGGTTTAACAATGTAGAAACAAAACCGGGTATCGGCTATCCAAAACGATGGGAAGATCAAGAACAATACAAAGGGGGATGGACATTAAACAAAAAAGGTAAGCTGGAGTTAAAGTCAGGAACACGCTTGAACAAAATAGCACTTGGTAAAATTTTCTATAACCCAGATATGCCAGTGATTAAAGATTACTATGAACCTTGGACATATAACTATGAGCACTTAACAACAGCTAAACCTGCCCAACATTCTCCAGTCGCAAAAGCCCATTCATTGATGACAGGACAGCGCATGGACTTAGACTGGGGTCCTAACTGGGAAGACGACTTAGCAGGCGGACATATTACGGGCCCTCAAGATCCTAACATTCAAAAAATTGAAGAAGAAATTAAATTTAACTTTGATCAAACGTTTATGATGTATTTACCTCGCCTTTGTGAACATTGCTTAAACCCAAGCTGTGTCGCATCTTGTCCATCTGGGGCAATGTACAAGCGTGATGAAGACGGTATCGTCTTAGTTGATCAAGAAGCGTGTCGTGGTTGGCGTTACTGTATGACAGGTTGTCCTTATAAAAAAGTATACTTCAACTGGAAAACAAATAAAGCAGAAAAATGTACATTTTGTTTCCCTCGTGTGGAAGCAGGAATTCCGACAGTTTGTTCTGAAACATGTACAGGTCGTATGCGTTATTTAGGGGTCCTATTATACGATGCGGATCGCGTTCAAGAAGCAGCTTCTGCTGAAAATGAACAAGACTTATATGAAAAACAATTGGATTTATTTTTGAATCCTTATGACGAAGCGGTTATTGAACAAGCTGAGAAAGATGGTATTTCTCAAGAATGGATTGAAGCAGCTCAAAATTCACCGATTTATAAATTGGCAATCGAATATAAGTTAGCGTTTCCATTACATCCAGAATATCGTACAATGCCGATGGTTTGGTATTGTCCGCCATTAAGTCCAATAATGAATTATTTTGAAGGACAAAATGCCGGAAACAATCCTGATGCTATCTTCCCAGCAATTGAAGAAATGCGCTTGCCTGTTCAATATTTAGCAGAACTTTTCACAGCTGGCGATACAAAAGCTGTGAAAGGATCACTTCAACGTATGGCTATGATGAGAAGTTATATGCGTGCACAAAATACAGGTCGTGAGTTTGACATGTCTCGCTTAGAACGTGTCGGTCTCACAGAAAGACAAGCAAAAGACATGTACCGTTTGTTGGCGATTGCGAAACATGAAGATCGCTTTGTGATTCCAACGTCACATAAAGAGCAATACATGGACACTTATGCAGCGCAAGGCAGTCAAGGCTATGGTGGTGAACATTTCGGCGCGAACTGTGATGGTTGTGGTGTGCCTGTAGGTGCAGGTGGTAAAACAGGACGTGAAATTTATAACGACAATTTCTATGGAGGGATTTTCCGTGATTAATCTTGATCGGCTGAACAGCTATAAAGAGACGCTCGGTTACATGAGCCAGCAGTTAATTTTTCCAGAAAAGTTAACCTTCCATCCTAAAGTCTTTGAAGAAATTTTTCATGAAGCGCACCCTGCCTATCCCTATGTCAAACAATATCGAGAAGAAATGTATGAAAAGAGTTTATCTGAAATTCAAATGCTTTATACCGATACGTTTGATTTTAATAAAAAAGCGACACTCTACATGACATTTAATCAATTTGATACACAAAAAGAACGCGGACAAATGTTAGCAAAATTAAAAGTGCTTTATGAAATGTTTGGCCTAGAGATGCCTTCATCTGAGCTGTCAGATTATTTACCATTGATGTTGGAGTTCTTATACGCTGCCCAATTTGACGGGGATGACAGGGCACAAGAAAATGCACAATTATTAGTGATGATTATTGAAGATGGCACGTATCCGATGATGAAATATCTTGAAGAAAAAGGCAATCCTTATCGTCACTTAATTAAAGGTCTTAGAGAAACGTTAAAGCAATGCATTGTACAAGTCGAAGAGGTGAGACATCATGTTTAATCAATTTTTATGGGTGATTTTCCCGTACCTCTGTCTTGCAATCTTTGTGATTGGTCATATTGTTCGCTACCAATATGATCAGTTTTCATGGACTGCAAAATCGAGTGAATTTATTGAAAAGAAGCAACTTAAATGGGGCAGTCTCATGTTTCATTTAGGGATTATTCCTGTATTTTTCGGTCATGTCGTTGGATTGTTGATTCCAGCACATTGGTTAACGGCAATCGGTGTGAACAATCATATCTACCATATCGGAGCGGTGTATATCGGAAGTATTTTTGGTATAATAACGTTAATCGGTATGTTGTTGTTAACTGCAAGACGCGTGACTAAACAAAATGTGCGCCGTTTAAGCTCTGCATCAGACATTTTTGTCAATTTCTTATTGTTATTAATTGTTTTTATTGGATGTTATGCCACATTAGTGACAAATGCAACGACACCTGACTTTGATTATCGACAAACGATTTCAATATGGTTTAGAGGTTTATTTACGTTGCGCCCTGATGCAAGTCTCATGGTAAGTGTTCCGTTAACATTTAAATTGCATATTTTACTTGGCTTTACGATTATGGCATGTTGGCCGTTCACACGTCTTGTGCACGTGTGGAGTGTCCCTTTATCTTACGCGAGTCGCAGTTATATTATTTATCGTAAACACAAAATTTAAATTGGAGTGATGACCGTGAACCAGATTGATTTTTCTCAACATGATTATCAAGATGAAATAGATAGAATACGTCATGAATATGAGTTTGACTTTGCCGGTATCGCATTACCTTCAGAAGATCATGTTGGCACAAAGATCAAATGGCGTTACGTGTCAGGCAACTTAAATGAGCGTTATCAACGCATCGTCTTACGTCATGGTCATGGTGTGGCGGGTAATGTGATGAAGACAGGGAAGCCTATGGTAATTCCAGATACGACACATCATGAAATTCAAAGTTCACTTTTTAACTTTCCAATCTTAATGAGTGAACAGATTACCGCATTAATTGCCATACCTCTATGGCATAATCACCGTGTGAAAGGTGTGCTCTTATTAGGCCAACGTAATCAAAAACCGTTGCCTCAGATTGCACGTGACTTGTCGTTAATTAAAGGTATTGGTGGTTTAACGAGTGAAGATAAGGTGATGTTATGATGACAGAAAAGACACATGATTTATTGTCGTTCTTATTGTCGTATTACCATACGACGTCAGAAATGATTATTTTTATTGACCGCAATGGTAAAGTGATTTATATGAATGAAGCAGCGAAACGTATCATCTCGCCAGATAATGATATGAGCGGCATTTCTAATACAATATGTGGCCGATGTGAAGGCTATACCAATGAACATGATTTACGTACATGTCAAAACTGTTTTTTACATTCAGAAACGTTAGGGAATACGACTTTTCAAGTTTTTATGAAGACGACCGACAATAAAATCGAGCCTTTTACAGCCACATATCAAACGATTGATGAAGCACAACAGATTAAGGCGTTTACGTTACAAAATGTCACAGCACAACTGCAAAGACAAGAAGAACTTTATCAACGTAACATGATTCAAAAGACGATTGCAGCACAAGAAAATGAGCGGAAACGTATCTCTAGAGAACTGCATGATGGTGTAGTTCAAGAGTTGATTAATGTGAATGTTGAAATGCGCTTGCTCAAATATCAGCAAGATATGGATTCATTATTAGCAAACTCTAGAAATATTGAAGGCTTAATGACGAAATTAATTGATGATATTCGAAATTTATCATCAGAGTTGCGTCCTTCCTCTTTAGATGATTTAGGGTTAGATGCCGCATTCAAGTCTTACTTTAAGCAGCTTGAAAATAATTATGGATTAGTTGTGAATTATCACTTTGATATTGAACCAGAACGTTTTGATACTGAAATCGAAACCGTTGTCTATCGTATCGTTCAAGAAGCGGTTTTCAATGCGATGAAATATGCAGATGTTGATGATGTCGATGTCATCTTACGAAAAGACCAAAATTATCTCTATGCTGAAGTTTCAGATCAAGGTTTAGGTTTTGAACCGAGCGATTCGCCTAAAGGTTCTGGATTAGGCTTATATGGGATGTATGAACGTGCTGAGTTGGTCAACGGGCATTTGAATATTGAAACGCAGAAAGGTAAAGGCACCATCGTATCGCTCGAAGTACCAATTAGTCAAAAGTGAGGGGAATAAAGCATGAGAATCGTAATTGCTGATGATCACGCCGTTGTACGTACAGGCTTTTCTATGATACTCAACTTTCAAGAGGATATGGAAGTGGTAGGGACGGCTGCCGATGGCGTAGAGGCGTATCAAAAAGTGATGAAATATGAGCCGGACGTACTCATTATGGATCTCAGTATGCCGCCGGGTGAATCAGGATTAATTGCGACGAGTAAAATCTTAGATAGTTTTCCGAATACTAAAATTCTGATATTGACGATGTACGATGACGAAGAATATTTATTCCACGTCTTGCGAAGCGGGGCGAGTGGCTATATTTTAAAGAATGCGCCAGATGAACAATTATTGTTAGCGATTCGCACGGTCTATCAAGGTCAAACTTATATTGATCCTAAAATGACGACGTCTTTAGTTAAAGAATTTGTTCAATCTTCACAAGATGAATCGTACTCAAATGACCCATTCAAGATTTTATCGAAACGTGAACTTGAAATTTTACCGTTAATTGCTAAAGGATATGGGAATAAAGATATTGCTGAAAAGCTATTTGTCTCTGTTAAAACAGTAGAAGCGCATAAAACGCGTATTATGGATAAACTTAATTTAAAATCAAAGCCAGAGCTCGTGGAGTATGCATTAAAGAAAAAGCTATTAGATTTCTAGTCGACGAAAATGAAGTGTTTTTTGAAGCATAAACAATTCCAATATACGGAGGGTTTTGAATAATCAAAAGGTGTGTGTAAAAAAGTTCGGCACATCAATTACAAAATAAAAAGCGCTAAGATGATTTTTAATAGAAAATTGTCTTAGCGCTTTTTATATGATGAAACTTCGTATTATATGACTTCGCTTTCCGAGGGGACAGCCTCAGCCTGTAATCTTCGGCTCGTCCTGTTCCCTCAGGAGTCTCGTCATAAATACTTCGTTTCTGCAAGTCACCATTCACTATTATAATTTTAAAAAAATAAGTCACTTTCGTATCATTTAATTAATAAAGATAAAAAATCCACGATATTTGTCCATATCATAAACGTTTAGAATTTAAAAGGTACACATATCAAAATAAGCGATATTTAATTGATAATACCTTTACTTTGATACATCGCTCTAATTTTTACAGTTTTGACTTTCTAAAAAGCTTTCATCGTCTCCTAAAATTGTCCTCTATACCTTTATGATTATGGCATGATTGCCACAATGAACGAGACGCTTGAGGGAAGAGTGAAAAAATTAAACTTGTCTACCTATTCTAATAGTGATTCATTGTTTTACGCAGTGGCTGTCTGACTTCACACGAGTTCAAACTTGCTTTTGTGAAGTCTAGTCAGCTTTGCGGGGGCAATACAACGAAATATTTGTTGCACATGATATTTCTGTAATGCGCCCAAAATCCAATTTGGCTTCATCAATTTTCAGCTTCAATTAAGCCAAATTTAGTTGAGACTTCAGCCCCTAAGCAAGCGAGTTCATGAAGGCAAGATTATCAAAAATTGAAATGTTGGCTCTTTTGTTATTTAAAAGTATCGGGGTTAAAGCCAAATTGGATTCGGATGAAAGGCCAAACTCTTACGGTCACTTTACCGACAATCTGTCGTTCTGAAATCAGACCCACTTCAGGACGTCGACTATCAATACTATTTTGGCGATTATCCCCTAATACTAAATAGCGATGTGCAGGGATTTTAGACTGACC from Staphylococcus schleiferi includes the following:
- the narH gene encoding nitrate reductase subunit beta — encoded protein: MKIKAQVAMVLNLDKCIGCHTCSVTCKSTWTNRPGAEYMWFNNVETKPGIGYPKRWEDQEQYKGGWTLNKKGKLELKSGTRLNKIALGKIFYNPDMPVIKDYYEPWTYNYEHLTTAKPAQHSPVAKAHSLMTGQRMDLDWGPNWEDDLAGGHITGPQDPNIQKIEEEIKFNFDQTFMMYLPRLCEHCLNPSCVASCPSGAMYKRDEDGIVLVDQEACRGWRYCMTGCPYKKVYFNWKTNKAEKCTFCFPRVEAGIPTVCSETCTGRMRYLGVLLYDADRVQEAASAENEQDLYEKQLDLFLNPYDEAVIEQAEKDGISQEWIEAAQNSPIYKLAIEYKLAFPLHPEYRTMPMVWYCPPLSPIMNYFEGQNAGNNPDAIFPAIEEMRLPVQYLAELFTAGDTKAVKGSLQRMAMMRSYMRAQNTGREFDMSRLERVGLTERQAKDMYRLLAIAKHEDRFVIPTSHKEQYMDTYAAQGSQGYGGEHFGANCDGCGVPVGAGGKTGREIYNDNFYGGIFRD
- a CDS encoding nitrate reductase molybdenum cofactor assembly chaperone produces the protein MINLDRLNSYKETLGYMSQQLIFPEKLTFHPKVFEEIFHEAHPAYPYVKQYREEMYEKSLSEIQMLYTDTFDFNKKATLYMTFNQFDTQKERGQMLAKLKVLYEMFGLEMPSSELSDYLPLMLEFLYAAQFDGDDRAQENAQLLVMIIEDGTYPMMKYLEEKGNPYRHLIKGLRETLKQCIVQVEEVRHHV
- the narI gene encoding respiratory nitrate reductase subunit gamma, translating into MFNQFLWVIFPYLCLAIFVIGHIVRYQYDQFSWTAKSSEFIEKKQLKWGSLMFHLGIIPVFFGHVVGLLIPAHWLTAIGVNNHIYHIGAVYIGSIFGIITLIGMLLLTARRVTKQNVRRLSSASDIFVNFLLLLIVFIGCYATLVTNATTPDFDYRQTISIWFRGLFTLRPDASLMVSVPLTFKLHILLGFTIMACWPFTRLVHVWSVPLSYASRSYIIYRKHKI
- the nreA gene encoding nitrate respiration regulation accessory nitrate sensor NreA; this translates as MNQIDFSQHDYQDEIDRIRHEYEFDFAGIALPSEDHVGTKIKWRYVSGNLNERYQRIVLRHGHGVAGNVMKTGKPMVIPDTTHHEIQSSLFNFPILMSEQITALIAIPLWHNHRVKGVLLLGQRNQKPLPQIARDLSLIKGIGGLTSEDKVML
- a CDS encoding sensor histidine kinase, translated to MMTEKTHDLLSFLLSYYHTTSEMIIFIDRNGKVIYMNEAAKRIISPDNDMSGISNTICGRCEGYTNEHDLRTCQNCFLHSETLGNTTFQVFMKTTDNKIEPFTATYQTIDEAQQIKAFTLQNVTAQLQRQEELYQRNMIQKTIAAQENERKRISRELHDGVVQELINVNVEMRLLKYQQDMDSLLANSRNIEGLMTKLIDDIRNLSSELRPSSLDDLGLDAAFKSYFKQLENNYGLVVNYHFDIEPERFDTEIETVVYRIVQEAVFNAMKYADVDDVDVILRKDQNYLYAEVSDQGLGFEPSDSPKGSGLGLYGMYERAELVNGHLNIETQKGKGTIVSLEVPISQK
- the cobA gene encoding uroporphyrinogen-III C-methyltransferase, whose amino-acid sequence is MSALNASPPKVYLIGAGPGHPCLLTKKAERCLQKADVILYDQLVHPFLLHLSSPETEWIHVGKTPYTKYIKQERINQLIVEKAQTAQTIVRLKGGDPAIFGRVAEEVETLRAHHIDYEIVPGITAASAAVSQLGKGLTERNVSTNITFTTGHFKNNEENEIDMTTLEHGGTLAIYMGIKRLPRLMHDIKNKMGIDFPVAIVFNATHPNQRVISGTVNTIVEQIEMLPERLGPGVTIVGQVVRDVQTDVANTSRNYETVLIRGERLEAIARAFDYFEAGHQVVIDDRHYSDLHASQIEKIIQLIQDTTFTQVVDL
- the nreC gene encoding nitrate respiration regulation response regulator NreC (Involved in the regulation of the the nitrate reductase operon narGHJI), which encodes MRIVIADDHAVVRTGFSMILNFQEDMEVVGTAADGVEAYQKVMKYEPDVLIMDLSMPPGESGLIATSKILDSFPNTKILILTMYDDEEYLFHVLRSGASGYILKNAPDEQLLLAIRTVYQGQTYIDPKMTTSLVKEFVQSSQDESYSNDPFKILSKRELEILPLIAKGYGNKDIAEKLFVSVKTVEAHKTRIMDKLNLKSKPELVEYALKKKLLDF
- the nirD gene encoding nitrite reductase small subunit NirD, producing MLKEKVKVAKVSELEPLIGKKVIVGDLEIGLFLTEAGEIKAIHNVCPHKQGPLSEGTVSGDYVFCPLHDQKIDLNTGEVQAPDEGCVATYPVEIVDGDIYVCLP